Proteins from a single region of Apium graveolens cultivar Ventura chromosome 7, ASM990537v1, whole genome shotgun sequence:
- the LOC141673690 gene encoding protein S40-1-like codes for MADQEFQESEIIFEENAGQDDYDQRARDMDHWQQHVSYKKLKRNKKKKISRPVNIPENASAPAKNSCWYYNNEELFDEDDDVSVTPPHVILGRRMNGKMAFSVNTGSGRTLKGRELSYVRNSILRMTGFLES; via the coding sequence ATGGCtgatcaagaatttcaagaaTCCGAAATTATTTTTGAGGAAAATGCGGGACAAGATGATTATGATCAAAGAGCAAGAGACATGGATCACTGGCAACAACATGTCAGTTACAAGAAGTTGAAGAGGAACAAGAAGAAGAAGATTTCACGGCCGGTGAACATACCGGAAAATGCTTCTGCACCGGCAAAAAATTCTTGCTGGTATTATAACAATGAAGAATTATTTGACGAAGATGATGATGTTAGTGTAACGCCGCCCCACGTGATATTAGGGCGGCGTATGAACGGAAAAATGGCGTTCTCGGTGAACACGGGGAGTGGAAGAACATTGAAAGGAAGAGAATTAAGTTATGTCCGGAATTCAATTCTAAGGATGACTGGCTTTCTTGAATCGTAA